The Gemmatimonas aurantiaca T-27 DNA segment TTCGTGCCGGCGGCGATATGGGCCAGCACCACGGACGTCGCCGCGCTCGCGATGCCCGGCATGTTGTGGTGTTCCGCCACCCAAATACGGTTGTAGCCCCAACGCTCCGCGTGGGCGGCGAGATCCCGAGCATTGTCCAACGCGCCCCGGGCATCGGTCTGCTCGGTGATCGACACGAGTTCGAGGATGGAGAGCGGAATGTTCATCGCTCACATCCGTGTAAACAGAATCTCATTTCTTCAATATAGTAGATTCGCAAGCATAGAGGAGGAGGGCATTCACTCCCTCAGCGTCTCCCAACAGCTAAACTCTCCCCATGTCCGCCCCCCACGATCCCGCGAACTATCCGGCCGTCTCCGACGACCTGCTGTACTCCGATTATCGGAAAACAGAAGAGCTCGGTAGCATCCGCCAAGTGGCTCGGGCGCTGGCCGCCGAGACCAGCTCGCAGCAGGTGCTGCAGACGCTGTGTCGGTTGTCGATGTTTCGTGGGCGAGCAAGTGGCGCTATGGTGACTCAAGTAAGTGGTGATAATGGTATATATGTTGCCTGCTCCGGTGTCGCGACGCCGCTCCTTGGCATGACCTTCCCATTGGCCGGTACCTTCATCAACCGCGCGGCGGCCGAGAAGCGGGCGGTGCTGTTGCCGTCGCCGCATGAGGCCACGCCGGTGTTCGCCGCGCTGCTCCCACAACTCGGCATCGGGCCGATCCTGTTCCTGCCTCTCGTCGCCAACGATCAGCTCTTTGGCGTTCTGGCGATTACGCGCGATGCCGGGCACCCGACGTTCGACGAAACGGACGAGGAACGTCTGGCCGTCATGGCCGACCTCGCGGCGCTCGCACTGTGGAAGGCACGGCTGCTCGAAGACGCACAGTCGGCCGATGCCGCCAAGACCAGCCTGTTGGCTACGCTGTCTCATGAACTGCGCACACCGCTGACCGCGCTCGAAGGCTATGGCGAGCTGCTCGAGGACGAAATCCTGGGGCCACTTTCCCATGAACAACGGGATGTCATCACCAGGCTGCGCACCGTTGGTCGCCACCTCGGCTCCCTGATCGAGGACATTCTCACGTACGCCTCGCTGGAGGCCGATCGGTTGACCGCACGCCCCAGTGCTGTGCGTCTCGACGAGCTGCTGGATTCCCTGCACCCGTTTCTCGAACCGCTGGCCCGCGAAAAAGGCATCGACTTCGTGATCGATCCGGAAGGCGGCCTGCCGGGTATGCACACCGACGAAGCCAAAGTGCGGCAGATTCTGCTGAATCTGTGCCAGAACGCCATCAAGTTCACCGAGAGCGGCAGCGTCACCCTGCGGGTCTCGCGTGGGTCTCCCATGCCGGATGGCGGCGTCAGCCTGCGGTTCGCCGTCAAAGACACGGGAATCGGTATCGCGACCGCCGATCTCCAACGTCTCTTTCGCCCCTTCTCCCAGCTAGAGGACGTCCCGACCCGGCGACGGGGGGGAACCGGGCTCGGTCTGTACATCGCCCGTCGGCTGGCCACGCTGCTCGGTGGACGTATCGAAGTGGTGTCGCGCCCCGGCGAAGGGTCGGTGTTCACACTGGTGCTGCCCGTGCAGGCGTGAGTGCCGTCCGGCGCGAACAGGCCCCGGTGTGAATACCTGAGTGCCTAGGGCGCCAAACGCCGTTTACATTCCCATTTTATGTCAGCCATCACGAGCGTTTTCAACGACGGCATCTTTGCCGAGCAGTTCGAGCGGTATCGTCGCGACCCGGCGAGTGTCGACGAAACCTGGCGTCAGTACTTCCGCATGGCCGAGTCGCTGCTCGGTCAGTCGGCCGCGAGTGCACCGGCCGCCGCAGGTGCGACGACCGATGTGGCCTATCTGCAGAAAGTCGCGGGCGCCGCGTCGCTGCAGCAAGCCATTCGCATGTACGGGCACTACGATGTGCCGCTCGATCCCCTTGGCGCGCCGCCGATCGGTGCCGACGAACTGGCGCCGGGCTTCCATGGGCTGACCGAAGACGATCTCGCCACGATCCCCGGTGCGGCGATCGGCGATGATCGTTATGCGACGGCCAAGGATGTCATCGCGCGCAAGCGTGAGGTCTACACCACGCGCATCGGCTACGAAGTGTGGCACCTCGAGGTGAACGAGGAGCGTAACTGGTTCCGTCATGCGTTCCGCGCCGG contains these protein-coding regions:
- a CDS encoding sensor histidine kinase, with amino-acid sequence MSAPHDPANYPAVSDDLLYSDYRKTEELGSIRQVARALAAETSSQQVLQTLCRLSMFRGRASGAMVTQVSGDNGIYVACSGVATPLLGMTFPLAGTFINRAAAEKRAVLLPSPHEATPVFAALLPQLGIGPILFLPLVANDQLFGVLAITRDAGHPTFDETDEERLAVMADLAALALWKARLLEDAQSADAAKTSLLATLSHELRTPLTALEGYGELLEDEILGPLSHEQRDVITRLRTVGRHLGSLIEDILTYASLEADRLTARPSAVRLDELLDSLHPFLEPLAREKGIDFVIDPEGGLPGMHTDEAKVRQILLNLCQNAIKFTESGSVTLRVSRGSPMPDGGVSLRFAVKDTGIGIATADLQRLFRPFSQLEDVPTRRRGGTGLGLYIARRLATLLGGRIEVVSRPGEGSVFTLVLPVQA